A region from the Benincasa hispida cultivar B227 chromosome 12, ASM972705v1, whole genome shotgun sequence genome encodes:
- the LOC120068233 gene encoding uncharacterized protein LOC120068233, with protein MNRPQQHPQSGVFYEISSLLLKILRSPPPPVPFSDHVLELSSAISSSSGILPSSQMTPAGFAALLLGISLALMLCGSVTFFLGFMLMPWILVSVMIFYVAGIVSSLSMLGRSLLCCFTAPTPRKDFHGWKQM; from the exons ATGAATAGGCCTCAACAACATCCCCAATCTGGGGTTTTTTATGAGATTTCGTCTCTGCTTTTGAAAATTCTACGATCGCCGCCTCCTCCGGTGCCTTTTTCCGATCATGTTCTGGAACTATCTTCCGCTATTTCCTCATCGTCCGGAATTTTGCCTTCCTCTCAGATGACCCCAGCTGGATTCGCGGCGTTGCTTTTGGGGATTTCGTTGGCTTTGATGCTTTGTGGATCGGTTACTTTCTTCCTTGGTTTCATGTTGATGCCTTGGATTCTCGTTTCGGTGATGATTTTTTATGTGGCTGGGATTGTCTCTAGCCTCTCTATGTTGGGTCGCTCTTTACTTTGTTGTTTCACCGCTCCAACGCCTCGGAAAGATTTTCATG GTTGGAAACAAATGTAa
- the LOC120068234 gene encoding uncharacterized protein LOC120068234 translates to MADWGPVFVAVILFVLLTPGLLFQLPGNRRCLEFGNFHTSAASIIVHSILYFGLICVFLLAIKVHLYIGS, encoded by the coding sequence ATGGCAGATTGGGGGCCAGTTTTCGTCGCTGTAATTCTGTTTGTTTTGCTAACTCCAGGGCTTCTCTTTCAGCTTCCGGGCAATCGCAGGTGCTTAGAATTCGGCAACTTTCACACGAGTGCTGCTTCTATCATCGTCCATTCGATTCTCTACTTCGGTCTCATATGCGTCTTCTTACTTGCCATCAAGGTTCATCTCTATATCGGTTCCTAA